In a single window of the Anaerocolumna cellulosilytica genome:
- a CDS encoding 2-hydroxyacyl-CoA dehydratase subunit D — protein MKINEIYLECHRIVDNPIKYMKEEKEKTGQKYIGYICIFPPEELLHASGYIPVRIMGFSNKFINSEKYITSNCCEYVKSMIDFLSSEDAEILDGVVFGHCCDTLQVTANIAPTITNKNIFVYNVPANLDSEAAFNYVKKEICNFRSELEETLSIQLKEEKMEESYNTYKENRRLLKELYRLRKDNTGLISGYDSLAVIMAGLYMPKEKHNELLRELLNQLENETQQQLKSEKKKILISGILNLNLNIIKAIEESDAIVMNDDLCEGARMIPRNEVCEYKYPDAFAENTTSLFCPVKNYKHSSYEQILRDKYTETGCNGIIFVYFPFCDPQFMEYAYVKKKFAEEKIKTLLIETVINTNNFAQLQTRIEAFVESL, from the coding sequence ATGAAAATAAATGAAATATACCTGGAGTGTCATCGAATCGTTGATAATCCTATCAAATATATGAAGGAAGAAAAAGAAAAAACGGGGCAGAAATATATAGGCTATATCTGTATCTTCCCACCGGAAGAATTATTACACGCTTCCGGTTATATACCGGTTAGAATCATGGGGTTTTCAAATAAGTTTATCAATTCTGAAAAATATATAACAAGCAATTGTTGTGAATATGTAAAAAGTATGATTGACTTTTTAAGTTCTGAGGACGCTGAGATCTTAGATGGGGTTGTATTTGGACATTGCTGCGACACTTTGCAGGTTACGGCAAACATAGCACCTACTATTACAAACAAAAATATTTTTGTATATAATGTACCGGCTAATCTGGATTCAGAAGCTGCTTTTAATTATGTCAAAAAGGAAATATGTAATTTTAGATCGGAGCTGGAAGAGACCTTAAGCATACAGCTTAAGGAAGAAAAAATGGAAGAAAGTTACAATACATATAAAGAAAACAGACGATTGCTTAAGGAATTGTATCGGCTTAGAAAGGATAATACAGGGCTAATAAGCGGTTATGACAGCTTAGCAGTGATTATGGCAGGACTCTATATGCCGAAAGAAAAACATAATGAGCTGCTGCGAGAATTGTTAAACCAGTTGGAGAATGAAACCCAGCAACAATTAAAAAGTGAGAAAAAGAAAATTCTCATATCCGGCATACTTAATCTTAACTTAAATATTATTAAAGCAATTGAAGAAAGTGATGCGATTGTCATGAACGATGATTTATGCGAGGGTGCCAGAATGATTCCAAGAAATGAAGTTTGTGAATATAAGTATCCCGATGCTTTTGCAGAGAATACCACCAGCTTATTTTGTCCGGTAAAAAACTATAAACATAGTAGTTATGAACAAATTCTTAGAGATAAATATACGGAAACGGGCTGTAACGGAATAATATTTGTTTATTTTCCATTCTGTGACCCGCAATTTATGGAGTATGCATATGTAAAAAAGAAGTTTGCAGAGGAAAAAATAAAAACACTGTTAATTGAAACAGTAATTAATACCAATAACTTTGCTCAATTACAAACTAGAATTGAGGCATTTGTGGAATCATTATAG
- a CDS encoding beta-ketoacyl synthase N-terminal-like domain-containing protein, translating into METFEIELNLLEHDVVKDHVISGLTILPAAAYMELVLANFEHFNAEYGVTLKRIKFNTPMIFSNSSTKKVHITYENAGSLYKFQVLSLNEEGGFIGHVEGQVEEAKEELSPCNLLNVNESDGKYLGKEEVYEMYKEAGLSYGPFFRCIESIWMHEKEVSAKLGIPTGRTDKNRVYLLHPAVLDSAFQAAGLHTFYEQGNRVYLPYYIEEIIYRKPFEEISICRSKQRDTNSEQSPVKRYDISLYDTKGNGCVHIRGLTIKSLDKPVGSSSKAEESQVVSYSKEKTLSDTKVKPKTIDGSNKSEVADKVIEVLSEVLHIDKSEFDLRAVFGDYGVDSIIVEELLGKLNGEFDVILDATILFDYPTIDALSEYLTKIAGKSIKAAKEVTKSNLSQFTIPASNEGERAVKEIVLTGNKTKNELPELEKEKGEGAYEIAVIGMSGRFPETEDEEEFWDFICEGKSAITEIPKSRWNNDTFYSEDSDAPGKTDCKYGSFLHGIDEFDPTFFGISVNKAPMMDPQQRLMLEVAWKAVEDAGYSNGSLAKTRTGVYIGICNNEYVHLGEKAYEKLSPHVAAGNAFSIVANRISYVLDVNGPSMAIDSACSSSMVALHNGCRDIIAGECEMALVGGVNLTLAPENHIIFSKAKVLSTDGKIRSFDEQANGYIRGEGVGALLLKPLTKALEDGDNIHAVIKSTSIMHAGKSNGLNTPNPVSQKKAIQEAYIKSGIAMESISYIETHGSGTELGDYSEFRAMSDAFKQMTNKKQFCAIATVKANIGHAESAAGVLAIIKVILSLQKRKLPPLIHFERKNKKIDMVNSPFYVNSKLSDWIPNGEIRRAGINCFGFGGTYAHVILEEYVDKSDDSRKENDKGYLLTLSSQSKETLVEISKHIKEYIDKRGAEMNLSDLCYTLASKREHYNYRIALEGETVGELKEKLEDLAENGVGSKEIFYGGKENKRPKQLLIFHQAAPGINDIVCFYNSSFLYQKIVQELVNELPADYKETIQKYVIDQNYNPMIGEEEEWVLAIVHNEAVYHTLKQIGVKVNGLYGVGKIGVTSSLLIAGVINSKDLNLIYRDKMTPINRDSSTNELLKWFMEGIDITVPEPITISQWLEHWNEEALASLIQRQPKLNLIKSETLSTFKGFKRAVAECYVQGMNLNWTSYYMGEQHKTVSAPGYVFSHKTYWHI; encoded by the coding sequence ATGGAAACATTTGAAATTGAATTAAATCTTTTAGAGCATGATGTAGTTAAGGATCATGTGATTTCCGGTTTGACTATCCTTCCCGCTGCTGCCTATATGGAACTAGTACTTGCTAACTTTGAGCATTTCAATGCAGAGTATGGTGTAACGCTAAAAAGAATTAAATTTAATACACCGATGATATTTTCAAACAGCAGTACAAAAAAAGTACATATTACTTATGAAAATGCAGGAAGCCTTTATAAATTCCAAGTATTGTCCCTAAATGAAGAGGGTGGTTTTATAGGGCATGTAGAAGGTCAGGTGGAAGAAGCAAAGGAAGAGTTATCACCTTGCAATCTCTTAAACGTGAATGAAAGTGATGGAAAATACCTTGGGAAAGAAGAGGTATATGAAATGTATAAGGAAGCCGGACTTTCCTACGGGCCATTTTTTAGATGTATTGAGAGTATTTGGATGCATGAGAAAGAAGTGTCTGCAAAGTTAGGTATTCCAACTGGAAGAACGGATAAGAACAGGGTCTATCTTCTTCACCCGGCAGTATTAGACAGTGCCTTTCAGGCAGCGGGGCTGCATACATTTTATGAGCAAGGAAACAGGGTTTATTTACCATATTATATAGAAGAGATTATTTACCGGAAACCTTTTGAAGAGATATCTATATGCCGCAGCAAGCAAAGGGATACGAATTCAGAACAATCACCTGTCAAACGATATGATATCTCTCTGTATGACACGAAAGGAAATGGCTGTGTACATATAAGGGGACTTACGATAAAGTCACTGGATAAACCGGTAGGTAGCTCAAGTAAAGCGGAGGAATCCCAAGTAGTGTCATACAGCAAAGAGAAGACGCTAAGCGACACGAAAGTAAAGCCAAAAACCATTGATGGTAGTAATAAATCGGAAGTAGCAGATAAGGTGATTGAGGTATTATCAGAAGTGTTACATATTGATAAGAGCGAATTTGATTTAAGAGCTGTCTTTGGTGATTACGGCGTAGATTCCATTATTGTAGAAGAGCTTTTGGGAAAACTGAATGGGGAATTCGACGTTATACTGGATGCCACGATACTATTTGATTATCCCACCATAGATGCATTAAGTGAGTATTTGACAAAGATAGCTGGTAAGTCTATTAAGGCAGCTAAGGAAGTGACGAAAAGCAATCTTTCTCAATTCACAATTCCTGCAAGTAATGAAGGAGAAAGAGCGGTAAAAGAAATCGTATTAACTGGTAACAAAACTAAAAATGAGTTACCTGAATTGGAAAAAGAGAAGGGAGAGGGGGCATATGAGATTGCAGTAATCGGTATGTCCGGTCGATTCCCTGAAACAGAGGATGAGGAAGAATTTTGGGATTTCATATGTGAAGGAAAGTCAGCAATTACTGAAATTCCTAAAAGCAGATGGAATAACGATACCTTCTATTCAGAAGATTCAGACGCGCCGGGCAAAACAGATTGTAAGTACGGGAGCTTTCTTCACGGTATTGACGAATTCGACCCAACTTTTTTTGGAATCTCTGTTAATAAAGCACCGATGATGGATCCCCAACAAAGGTTAATGCTAGAAGTAGCCTGGAAGGCAGTGGAGGACGCAGGTTACAGCAATGGAAGCCTGGCTAAAACCAGAACAGGGGTGTATATAGGAATTTGTAACAATGAATATGTCCATCTTGGTGAGAAAGCCTATGAAAAACTATCGCCTCACGTAGCAGCCGGCAATGCTTTTTCTATTGTTGCGAATAGGATATCCTACGTCTTAGATGTTAACGGGCCTAGCATGGCTATCGATTCCGCTTGCTCCTCCTCCATGGTAGCACTGCATAATGGATGTAGGGATATTATTGCAGGGGAATGTGAAATGGCATTAGTCGGTGGCGTTAATCTTACCTTAGCACCTGAGAATCACATTATCTTCTCAAAAGCAAAAGTGTTATCAACGGATGGAAAAATAAGATCCTTTGATGAACAGGCAAATGGTTATATAAGGGGGGAAGGAGTCGGTGCCCTACTTTTAAAACCACTTACTAAGGCATTGGAGGATGGTGACAATATTCATGCTGTAATTAAAAGCACCTCTATAATGCATGCAGGAAAGTCAAACGGTCTAAATACACCAAATCCTGTTTCTCAGAAAAAGGCGATACAGGAAGCTTATATAAAATCCGGTATCGCTATGGAATCAATATCTTACATAGAAACACATGGTTCAGGGACAGAGCTTGGGGACTATTCTGAATTCAGGGCAATGTCCGATGCTTTTAAACAGATGACAAATAAAAAGCAATTTTGTGCAATAGCAACGGTAAAGGCAAATATCGGTCATGCAGAATCGGCCGCTGGGGTTTTAGCAATTATAAAAGTAATTTTGTCATTACAAAAGCGTAAACTTCCACCCTTAATTCATTTTGAAAGAAAGAACAAAAAAATTGATATGGTTAATTCGCCCTTTTATGTGAATAGTAAATTATCCGATTGGATACCGAATGGAGAAATCCGTAGAGCAGGGATAAATTGTTTTGGCTTTGGCGGTACTTATGCACATGTAATCTTAGAAGAATATGTTGACAAGTCTGATGACAGTAGAAAAGAGAATGATAAAGGGTATCTGCTTACGTTGTCTTCTCAAAGTAAAGAAACATTAGTAGAGATAAGTAAACATATAAAAGAGTATATTGATAAAAGAGGAGCAGAAATGAATCTTTCCGACTTGTGTTATACTCTGGCAAGCAAAAGGGAGCATTACAATTATCGGATAGCACTGGAAGGTGAAACAGTAGGTGAGCTAAAAGAAAAACTGGAGGATCTAGCAGAGAATGGGGTCGGTAGCAAGGAAATTTTTTATGGTGGCAAGGAGAATAAAAGGCCGAAGCAGCTTCTTATCTTTCATCAGGCAGCACCCGGTATAAATGACATAGTATGTTTTTACAATAGCTCCTTCTTGTATCAAAAAATAGTTCAGGAGCTGGTGAATGAATTGCCTGCTGATTATAAAGAAACCATTCAAAAATATGTGATAGACCAGAACTATAACCCAATGATAGGCGAAGAAGAGGAATGGGTGCTGGCAATTGTTCATAATGAGGCAGTATACCATACGCTAAAACAGATAGGAGTGAAAGTAAATGGTCTGTATGGTGTAGGTAAAATTGGTGTGACTTCTTCGCTGCTTATAGCAGGAGTTATCAATTCCAAGGATTTGAATCTGATATACAGAGATAAGATGACTCCAATCAATCGAGACAGTAGTACGAACGAATTATTGAAGTGGTTCATGGAAGGAATAGACATTACGGTTCCGGAACCAATTACAATCAGTCAGTGGTTGGAGCATTGGAATGAGGAGGCGTTAGCAAGTCTTATACAAAGGCAGCCAAAGCTTAACCTTATAAAAAGTGAAACATTATCTACTTTTAAGGGCTTTAAAAGGGCAGTGGCAGAGTGTTATGTACAAGGAATGAACCTAAACTGGACAAGTTATTATATGGGAGAACAGCATAAAACGGTTAGTGCCCCGGGATATGTGTTTAGCCATAAAACTTATTGGCATATATGA
- a CDS encoding polyketide synthase dehydratase domain-containing protein — MENQNLGTYKTVLSAEQDIVSDHKFQKDYVVPAAVYLAMVKEAFVINTSSNELEFLEVSILNALIIEQDVPVNVFVELEQDGAVYRFKVVSQKLDKNSLHVYGKIRESSFQREDSLLLTEIQARCKEFIEKEAFYKRYERSGIYYGKYYKTVQEVHQNIFEFISVIESEKINDKSPLYPLSIFPAYMDGAIQSIGSIYRGDEKIIYVPSFIKRIRILKIPTGKCYCYGTTYTDSSKNPEKLVYDLTVCDERGMVVMELSQFEMKRYIIGLR; from the coding sequence ATGGAGAATCAGAATCTAGGAACCTACAAAACTGTATTATCAGCAGAGCAGGATATAGTATCAGACCATAAGTTTCAGAAGGATTACGTTGTACCGGCAGCAGTTTACTTGGCTATGGTTAAGGAAGCTTTTGTAATTAACACTTCTTCCAATGAGTTGGAATTTTTAGAAGTTTCTATATTAAATGCCTTAATCATAGAACAGGATGTGCCTGTAAATGTTTTTGTCGAGCTGGAACAAGACGGTGCGGTATATCGATTTAAGGTAGTAAGTCAGAAACTGGATAAAAATAGCTTGCATGTATATGGGAAAATAAGAGAATCCTCTTTTCAGAGAGAGGATTCCTTACTCCTTACAGAAATTCAGGCACGATGTAAGGAGTTTATTGAAAAAGAGGCGTTTTATAAAAGATATGAACGGAGTGGTATTTATTATGGGAAATATTATAAAACCGTTCAGGAGGTACATCAGAATATCTTTGAATTTATATCGGTAATCGAATCTGAGAAGATAAATGATAAAAGCCCTTTATATCCACTCTCCATATTCCCAGCCTACATGGACGGAGCTATACAATCCATAGGGTCCATTTACAGAGGAGATGAAAAGATTATATATGTGCCGAGCTTCATCAAAAGAATCAGAATATTAAAAATTCCTACAGGTAAATGTTATTGTTATGGAACAACGTATACAGATAGTTCTAAAAATCCTGAAAAGCTAGTATATGACTTAACCGTATGTGATGAAAGAGGGATGGTTGTCATGGAATTGTCACAGTTTGAGATGAAGAGATACATAATAGGTCTTAGATAA